From the genome of Zalophus californianus isolate mZalCal1 chromosome 6, mZalCal1.pri.v2, whole genome shotgun sequence, one region includes:
- the LOC113910489 gene encoding LOW QUALITY PROTEIN: eukaryotic translation initiation factor 4B-like (The sequence of the model RefSeq protein was modified relative to this genomic sequence to represent the inferred CDS: inserted 1 base in 1 codon; deleted 2 bases in 1 codon; substituted 1 base at 1 genomic stop codon) — protein MAASAKKKNKKGKTISLTDFLAEDGGTGGGSTYVPKPVSWADETDDLEGDVSTTWHSNDNDVYRAPPIDRSILPTAPRAAREPNINRSRLPKSPPYTAFLGNLPCDVTEESIKEFFRGLNISAVRLPREPSNPERLKGFGYAEFEDLDSLLSALSLSEESLGNRRIRVDVADQAQDKDRDDRSFGRDRNRDSDKTDTDWRACPATDSFDDYPPRRGDDSFGDKYRDRYDSDRYRDGHHDGPRXDTDRYGGRDLYDDQGGRGYDRGYDSRIGSGRRAFGSGYRRDDDYGGGRDRYEDGYDRRDERPWSSRDDYRREDRGPPQRPKLNLKPRRTPKEDDSSASTSQSSRAASIFGGAKPVDAAAREREVEEQLQKEQEKLQRQLDEPKLERRPRERHPSWRSEETXERERSRTGSESSQTGTSATSGRNARRRESEKSLENEAPNKEEDCHSPTSKPPKSEQPLKVMPAPPPKENAWVKRSSNPPARSQSSDTEQQSLTSGGGKVVPAQPPEDGPARRADENKVDGVSVPKGQSGNSSRGPGDGGNKDHWKESNRKDGKKDQDSRSAPEPKKPEENPASKFSSASKYAALSVDGEDENEGDYTE, from the exons atGGCGGCCTCagcaaaaaagaagaataagaaggGGAAAACTATCTCCCTAACAGACTTCCTGGCTGAGGACGGAGGGACTGGGGGAGGAAGCACCTATGTCCCCAAACCAGTCAGCTGGGCTGATGAAACAGATGACCTGGAAGGAGATGTCTCAACCACTTGGCACAGTAATGATAACGACGTGTACAGGGCACCTCCAATTGACCGTTCTATCCTGCCCACTGCTCCACGGGCTGCTCGGGAACCCAATATCAACCGGAGCCGTCTTCCGAAATCGCCGCCCTATACTGCTTTTCTAGGGAACCTGCCCTGTGATGTGACAGAAGAATCCATTAAGGAATTCTTCAGAGGATTAAATATCAGTGCAGTGCGTTTACCACGTGAACCCAGCAATCCAGAGAGGTTGAAAGGTTTTGGTTATGCTGAGTTTGAGGACCTGGATTCTTTGCTCAGTGCCCTGAGCCTCAGCGAAGAGTCTCTAGGTAACAGGAGAATTCGAGTGGACGTTGCTGATCAAGCACAGGATAAAGACAGGGATGATCGTTCTTTTGGCCGAGACAGAAATCGGGATTCTGACAAAACAGATACAGACTGGAGGGCCTGTCCTGCCACAGACAGCTTCGATGACTACCCGCCGAGGAGAGGTGATGATAGCTTTGGAGACAAGTATCGAGATCGTTACGATTCCGACCGATACCGGGACGGGCACCATGATGGGCCACGCTGAGATACGGATCGGTACGGGGGCCGGGATCTCTATGATGACCAAGGCGGCAGGGGCTACGACAGAGGCTACGACTCCAGGATAGGCAGTGGCAGAAGAGCGTTCGGTAGCGGGTACCGTAGGGACGATGACTACGGAGGAGGCAGGGACCGCTACGAAGACGGCTACGACAGACGAGACGAGCGGCCCTGGAGCTCCAGGGACGACTACAGGCGCGAGGACAGAGGTCCCCCCCAAAGACCCAAACTGAATCTAAAGCCTCGGAGGACTCCTAAGGAAGATGATTCCTCTGCTAGCACCTCCCAGTCCAGTCGAGCGGCCTCTATCTTTGGAGGGGCAAAGCCTGTTGACGCAGCTGCTAGAGAGCGAGAAGTAGAAGAGCAGCtgcagaaggagcaggagaagcTGCAGCGCCAGCTGGATGAGCCAAAACTAGAACGACGGCCCCGGGAGAGACACCCCAGCTGGCGAAGTGAAGAGA AGGAACGGGAACGGTCCAGGACAGGAAGTGAGTCATCACAGACTGGGACCTCGGCCACATCTGGCAGAAATGCACgaaggagagagagtgaaaagTCTCTAGAAAATGAAGCACCCAATAAGGAGGAAGACTGTCACTCTCCAACTTCTAAGCCTCCCAAATCTGAGCAGCCTCTGAAGGTAATGCCAGCCCCTCCA CCAAAGGAGAATGCTTGGGTGAAGCGAAGTTCTAACCCTCCTGCTCGATCTCAGAGCTCAGACACAGAGCAGCAGTCCCTTACAAGTGGTGGGGGGAAAGTAGTTCCAGCTCAGCCACCTGAGGACGGACCAGCAAGGAGAGCAGATGAAAACAAAGTAGATGGGGTGAGTGTCCCAAAAGGCCAAAGTGGGAACTCCAGCCGTGGTCCAGGAGATGGAGGGAACAAAGACCACTGGAAGGAGTCCAATAGGAAAGATGGCAAAAAGGATCAAGACTCCCGATCTGCACCTGAGCCAAAGAAACCTGAAGAAAATCCAGCTTCCAAGTTCAGTTCTGCAAGCAAGTATGCTGCTCTCTCTGTTGATGGTGAAGATGAGAACGAGGGAGATTACACCGAATAG